A single Rhodothermales bacterium DNA region contains:
- a CDS encoding aldehyde dehydrogenase (NADP(+)) — MSDHDRSFHAIDPTTGLDLPGTFHTATTAEVNRAAEQAGRAFAAYRKLSGASRARFLRAIADHLEEARPRLVQRMPMETALPEGRVNGELGRTIGQLRMFADLVEEGSWVDARLERPQPDRAPAPKPDLRSMRIPLGPVAVFGASNFPLAFSVAGGDTASALASGCPVVAVAHYAHPGVSEIVGEAILAAAEATGMPDGVFALLQGTGQQVGVPLVKHPAIRAVGFTGSRFGGLALAKIAAERPVPIPVFAEMSSVNPVVILKGALEERASALAEGLAGSVTMGVGQFCTNPGLVFLPAGKAADRFAGQLAGLLDASKGGTALHQGIARAYDEAVTARVGQPGVETVSATENDTATGRINPWIFHTDIDTFLSRGELAAEAFGPSTTLVTYHSEDALIRAIEGLEGQLTGSIHHDDRDLPLSDALVDALQDRVGRLLMNGFPTGVEVCSAMVHGGPYPSTSDGRTTSVGTAAIERWTRRFCWQDSVQAVLPLELKDGNPLGIQRLVDGAPAQD, encoded by the coding sequence ATGTCAGACCACGACCGCTCCTTCCACGCCATTGACCCGACCACAGGCCTGGACCTGCCCGGGACCTTCCACACGGCCACCACCGCCGAAGTGAACCGGGCGGCCGAACAGGCCGGTCGTGCTTTTGCGGCGTACCGGAAACTCTCCGGTGCGTCGCGGGCCCGATTCCTGCGCGCCATTGCCGATCACCTGGAGGAGGCCCGCCCCCGCCTGGTGCAACGCATGCCCATGGAAACCGCCCTGCCGGAAGGCCGGGTGAACGGCGAACTGGGTCGCACCATCGGCCAACTCCGCATGTTTGCCGACCTGGTGGAAGAAGGCTCCTGGGTGGATGCGCGCCTGGAGCGTCCGCAGCCTGATCGTGCACCCGCACCCAAGCCCGACCTCCGGTCCATGCGCATCCCGCTGGGCCCGGTGGCCGTGTTCGGCGCATCGAACTTCCCGCTGGCCTTTTCGGTCGCGGGTGGCGATACCGCATCGGCCCTGGCGTCCGGCTGCCCCGTGGTTGCTGTCGCCCATTACGCGCATCCCGGCGTCAGTGAAATCGTGGGAGAAGCCATCCTGGCGGCTGCCGAGGCCACCGGCATGCCCGACGGCGTGTTCGCGCTCCTGCAGGGCACCGGTCAGCAGGTGGGCGTCCCGCTCGTGAAGCATCCGGCCATCCGGGCCGTCGGGTTCACGGGGTCGCGCTTCGGTGGTCTGGCCCTGGCCAAGATCGCGGCTGAGCGGCCCGTCCCCATTCCCGTGTTCGCCGAAATGTCGAGCGTCAATCCGGTGGTCATCCTGAAGGGGGCCCTTGAAGAGCGGGCATCGGCGCTTGCCGAAGGATTGGCCGGATCGGTCACCATGGGCGTCGGGCAGTTCTGCACGAATCCCGGCCTGGTATTCCTGCCGGCCGGAAAGGCCGCCGATCGGTTTGCCGGACAGTTGGCCGGCTTGCTGGACGCATCGAAAGGCGGAACGGCCCTGCATCAGGGCATTGCCCGGGCCTACGACGAGGCCGTCACGGCGCGGGTGGGTCAACCCGGCGTGGAAACCGTCTCGGCGACCGAGAACGACACGGCGACCGGACGTATAAACCCCTGGATTTTCCACACGGACATCGACACGTTCCTGAGCCGCGGCGAACTGGCCGCCGAAGCGTTCGGGCCGTCAACGACACTGGTTACGTACCATTCGGAAGATGCGCTCATCCGCGCCATCGAGGGCCTGGAGGGGCAGCTCACCGGTTCCATCCATCACGATGACCGGGATCTTCCGCTGTCCGATGCGCTTGTGGATGCACTCCAGGACCGCGTCGGCCGTCTGCTCATGAACGGGTTTCCGACGGGCGTCGAAGTATGCTCGGCCATGGTGCATGGCGGACCGTATCCGTCGACGTCGGACGGTCGGACCACATCGGTGGGGACGGCGGCCATTGAGCGCTGGACCCGGCGGTTCTGCTGGCAGGATTCGGTGCAGGCGGTGCTGCCGCTGGAACTGAAGGACGGCAATCCGCTGGGCATCCAACGACTCGTGGACGGCGCGCCGGCTCAGGACTGA
- a CDS encoding peroxiredoxin, with the protein MKRFKVILAVVCALTAGIAWAVVPNGDIPKVGEPAPDFTLVSNEGTEVTLSDLRGQWVVLYFYPKDFTSGCTIQARRFQEDMPKYDELGATILGVSVDDAETHAEFCEKEGLRFKLLADIGGDVSEEYGSARGAGPAKISARNTFVIDPEGTVAAVFVGVNPNKNSEEVLAAIRAAQPAGE; encoded by the coding sequence ATGAAGCGCTTCAAAGTCATCCTCGCCGTTGTCTGTGCCCTCACCGCCGGCATTGCCTGGGCGGTGGTTCCCAATGGGGACATACCGAAAGTCGGCGAGCCGGCCCCGGATTTCACGCTCGTCTCGAACGAGGGAACGGAGGTCACGTTGTCCGACCTGCGCGGCCAATGGGTGGTCCTGTACTTCTATCCCAAGGACTTCACCAGCGGATGCACCATCCAGGCCCGCCGCTTCCAGGAGGACATGCCCAAGTACGATGAACTGGGCGCGACCATCCTGGGCGTAAGCGTCGACGATGCCGAGACCCACGCCGAATTCTGCGAAAAGGAAGGTCTGCGGTTCAAGCTGTTGGCCGACATCGGCGGTGATGTCTCCGAGGAGTACGGCTCAGCGCGCGGCGCCGGCCCAGCCAAAATATCCGCGCGCAACACGTTCGTCATAGACCCCGAGGGCACGGTTGCCGCGGTGTTCGTGGGCGTGAACCCGAACAAGAACAGCGAGGAAGTGCTCGCCGCCATCCGCGCAGCGCAACCCGCTGGAGAATAA
- a CDS encoding DEAD/DEAH box helicase — protein MTSFSDLGLIEPLVRAVAAEGYDTPTPVQAAAIPVAVRGRDVLGVAQTGTGKTAAFTLPILQLIDASRERTAPHAPRALILTPTRELAIQIGESIRTYGRHLRVSHTVVFGGVGQQPQVSAMRRGVDILVATPGRLLDLIDQGFIDLGLIEFFVLDEADRMLDMGFIRDVKHIVAEIPQRRQTLFFSATMPQAITGLASELLKNPERIEIKPAATTAERVSQRVLFVDKSNKRELLHDLFNDPAMDRAIVFTRTKHGANKVAKYLGQRGIGSDAIHGNKSQTARQKALDGFKAGKTRVLVATDIASRGIDVDDVSHVINFDLPNEPESYVHRIGRTARAGADGIALSFCDDSEVAYLHAIEHIIRQKVDVDSGHAFHDDRIARSHANGPARGNAGGGGSNGRSGGRSGGRSSGGGRGQGRGNGNGAGRGRR, from the coding sequence TTGACTTCTTTTTCCGACCTGGGTCTCATTGAGCCCCTCGTGCGTGCTGTTGCAGCTGAAGGCTACGACACACCCACTCCTGTCCAGGCTGCAGCCATTCCTGTTGCGGTCCGTGGACGTGACGTACTGGGCGTGGCCCAGACCGGCACCGGCAAGACGGCGGCGTTCACGCTGCCCATCCTGCAACTCATTGACGCATCCAGGGAGCGCACGGCTCCCCATGCGCCACGTGCACTCATCCTTACACCTACCCGCGAGCTGGCCATCCAGATCGGCGAGAGCATCCGCACGTACGGCCGTCACCTCCGGGTGAGCCATACGGTTGTTTTCGGCGGCGTTGGTCAGCAACCACAGGTATCCGCCATGCGGCGCGGTGTCGACATCCTTGTCGCCACGCCAGGCCGCTTGCTGGACCTGATCGACCAGGGCTTCATTGATCTGGGCCTCATCGAGTTCTTTGTACTCGACGAAGCCGACAGGATGCTCGACATGGGCTTCATCCGCGACGTCAAGCATATCGTTGCTGAAATCCCGCAGCGGCGCCAGACCTTGTTCTTCTCGGCCACCATGCCGCAGGCCATTACCGGGCTCGCATCGGAACTGCTGAAGAACCCCGAGCGCATTGAAATCAAACCGGCAGCCACGACGGCGGAGCGCGTATCGCAACGCGTCCTGTTCGTGGACAAGTCGAACAAGCGCGAGCTCTTGCACGACCTGTTCAATGACCCGGCCATGGACCGCGCCATCGTATTCACCCGCACCAAGCACGGCGCCAACAAGGTGGCCAAGTACCTCGGACAGCGTGGTATTGGCAGCGATGCCATCCACGGCAACAAGTCCCAGACCGCACGCCAGAAGGCCCTCGACGGGTTCAAGGCGGGCAAGACCCGGGTGCTTGTGGCCACCGATATCGCATCGCGTGGTATTGACGTGGACGACGTGAGCCACGTCATCAATTTCGATCTGCCCAACGAGCCGGAAAGCTACGTGCACCGGATTGGGCGGACGGCCCGGGCCGGTGCCGACGGCATTGCGCTCTCCTTCTGTGACGACAGCGAAGTCGCGTACCTGCACGCCATCGAGCACATCATCCGCCAGAAGGTGGATGTGGACTCGGGGCACGCCTTCCATGACGACCGCATTGCGCGCAGCCATGCGAACGGTCCAGCACGCGGAAACGCGGGCGGCGGGGGATCGAATGGTCGCTCCGGTGGACGTTCCGGTGGTCGCTCGAGCGGCGGTGGACGTGGTCAGGGACGTGGTAACGGTAATGGCGCCGGGAGGGGCCGTCGATAG
- a CDS encoding RNA polymerase sigma factor: MDMTDEQLMEAVGQGNQVALGQLFDRHHASVFRQCLGLVGNRQDAEDLVQDVFLRVWRYAGSYNGTAAVTTWMYRLVRNACLDHLQRGARLRAVDLDATAHETSRSAVTPDPILDSTHNAAGLLERLLCGLSYDQREIIVLNRYMDMEYPEIAAALGITVNAARVRLHRALQELRTRYEEVTA, encoded by the coding sequence ATGGACATGACAGACGAACAACTCATGGAGGCCGTTGGCCAAGGCAATCAGGTGGCGCTCGGCCAGCTGTTTGACCGGCACCACGCGAGCGTTTTCCGGCAATGTCTGGGCCTCGTGGGCAACCGGCAGGACGCCGAGGACCTCGTGCAGGATGTGTTCCTGCGCGTGTGGCGCTATGCCGGATCGTACAACGGAACGGCGGCGGTGACCACGTGGATGTATCGGTTGGTCCGGAATGCGTGCCTGGATCACCTGCAGCGGGGCGCGCGGCTCCGCGCCGTCGACCTGGATGCGACCGCGCATGAGACGTCCCGTTCCGCGGTCACTCCGGACCCCATACTGGACTCGACGCACAATGCAGCCGGTCTGCTGGAGCGGTTGCTCTGCGGTCTGTCGTATGACCAACGCGAAATCATTGTGCTGAACCGCTACATGGACATGGAATACCCGGAAATCGCCGCCGCGCTCGGCATTACCGTCAACGCCGCCCGTGTCCGTCTTCACCGCGCGCTCCAGGAACTCCGAACCCGATACGAGGAGGTGACGGCATGA
- a CDS encoding T9SS type A sorting domain-containing protein, with product MLPASSHIRTFLRLCPLLILGLGMPVQAQTTDSTVVPVPPTPPSACDEITAEAFLDIGNVRAKIMNNGALFWNGGANTYEVPKGGGVHAIFAANLWLGGMVDNDLRVAATTYGPWDFWPGPVAPGDRTSEACAAVDRIWEVGLDDLRADGLFAHERLSEWPVSLGAPFIDVDGDGVYLPENGDRPELLGDQQLWWVMNDAGGEHLLSNSEPLGVEVRATAFAFDVAGAVGNSTFYRYRIRNTTTHPITEAFASMWSDTDLGAPFDDYIGSDSTLGMGFSYNADNNDDNQYGSAPPAIGFTVLKRPVSSLGDAHACRYPDTNEVGFTNVMHYLGGGGVPGGPQDRTHFYNFMQSRWRDGAPLRMGSSGRDAPGIPTQFVYPGDPVTASFWSERNNDGSGRQSAPADRRFMSSLGPYCLAPGEEVELVVAIVWSRGSSNLDSVRKLREDVAYIHSIRDVILTPRELPGRSKEDVRLGSELPFAASVYPNPVGGAGGVGGGGAANVRLSTPEALEVSVTVFNALGQRVHTAAEPGFVQAGGHSWTLPTADWAPGVYLVRISAGHAVTTRQLVVSAQ from the coding sequence ATGCTCCCGGCCTCTTCCCATATCCGCACGTTTTTGCGCCTGTGCCCGCTCCTGATTCTGGGGCTGGGCATGCCGGTCCAGGCGCAGACGACGGATTCGACCGTGGTGCCCGTGCCTCCCACGCCCCCAAGTGCCTGCGATGAGATAACGGCCGAGGCTTTCCTCGACATCGGCAATGTCAGGGCAAAGATCATGAACAATGGCGCGTTGTTCTGGAACGGCGGAGCGAACACGTATGAGGTGCCCAAGGGCGGAGGCGTACACGCCATCTTTGCGGCAAATCTGTGGCTGGGTGGTATGGTGGACAACGACTTGCGGGTGGCGGCGACGACCTATGGCCCGTGGGATTTTTGGCCGGGCCCGGTTGCACCGGGTGACCGGACTTCGGAAGCGTGCGCCGCCGTTGACCGCATCTGGGAGGTGGGATTAGACGATTTGAGGGCGGATGGGCTGTTCGCACATGAACGCTTGTCGGAATGGCCCGTGTCCTTGGGAGCTCCGTTTATCGACGTGGACGGAGACGGCGTGTACCTGCCGGAAAATGGCGATCGGCCGGAATTGCTTGGGGATCAGCAGCTCTGGTGGGTCATGAACGACGCCGGCGGAGAGCACCTGCTATCAAATTCGGAACCCCTTGGTGTGGAGGTCCGCGCCACGGCATTCGCGTTCGATGTCGCGGGAGCCGTCGGGAATTCCACGTTCTATCGGTACCGGATCCGGAATACGACGACGCATCCCATCACGGAAGCCTTCGCGAGCATGTGGAGTGATACCGATTTGGGCGCGCCGTTCGACGATTACATAGGATCCGACTCAACGCTCGGAATGGGGTTCTCTTATAATGCGGACAACAACGATGACAACCAGTACGGCTCGGCGCCACCGGCCATCGGATTCACGGTGCTGAAGCGACCGGTCTCGTCACTGGGCGATGCCCATGCGTGCCGATATCCGGACACGAACGAGGTCGGTTTCACGAATGTCATGCACTATCTGGGAGGTGGCGGAGTGCCTGGCGGACCCCAGGATCGGACGCACTTCTACAATTTCATGCAGAGCCGATGGCGGGACGGCGCGCCGTTGAGGATGGGGTCGAGCGGGCGGGATGCTCCTGGAATTCCCACGCAGTTCGTGTATCCGGGCGATCCGGTAACGGCTTCCTTTTGGAGCGAACGGAATAACGATGGATCGGGGCGGCAATCGGCTCCTGCGGACCGACGGTTCATGAGCAGTCTCGGCCCGTATTGCCTGGCGCCGGGTGAGGAAGTGGAGTTGGTGGTGGCCATCGTCTGGTCGCGGGGGTCGTCCAATCTGGATTCGGTGCGGAAGTTGCGGGAAGACGTGGCGTATATCCATTCCATCCGGGATGTGATTTTGACACCGCGGGAGTTGCCGGGACGCAGCAAAGAGGATGTGAGATTGGGTTCGGAATTGCCGTTCGCTGCGTCAGTCTACCCGAACCCGGTGGGTGGAGCCGGCGGGGTGGGCGGTGGTGGAGCCGCGAACGTCAGGCTCAGCACCCCGGAGGCGCTCGAAGTGAGCGTGACCGTATTCAACGCACTCGGCCAGCGGGTCCATACGGCCGCCGAGCCTGGTTTCGTGCAGGCGGGAGGCCATTCCTGGACACTCCCGACCGCCGACTGGGCGCCGGGCGTCTATTTGGTTCGCATATCGGCAGGGCACGCCGTGACGACGCGTCAATTGGTCGTTTCAGCGCAATAG
- a CDS encoding DEAD/DEAH box helicase, which translates to METTNLNSTPATDAPTLSFKDLNLPPALLRAIEEVGYETPSPIQAKAIPPLLEGKDLFGRAPTGTGKTAAFALPLLSRIDLKSQTIQLMVLTPTRELAIQVAEALQRYASGLGGLHVLPVYGGQAYGGQIRQLKRGVQAIVGTPGRIMDHMNKGTLKLDNLKALVLDEADEMLRMGFIDDVEWILDQTPAERQIALFSATMPREIVRIAKKHLRDPVEIAIQTKTATASTIRQRFWPVSGVHKLDALTRILEVEPFDAMLIFVRTKIATTQLAEKLEARGHAASALNGDMPQAQREQMIERLKKGSIDILVATDVAARGLDVERISHVVNYDIPTGTESYIHRIGRTGRAGREGEAILFVAPRERRLLSAIEKATRQPIEQLKLPTAEMVTDKRIGDFKQAITDTLGAGDLAFMRNLLENYQEEHNIPVIEIAAALAQMAMGDKDLVMKKEPRRAEEHPLDDRRGNDRPREDRGRGNSEPMTTYRIEVGYIHDVKPGNIVGAIANETGLDSKFIGQIDIQTDHTFVDMPGGMPKEVMQKLGNVWVCGQKLAISTAGPARPFARPSGKPSSKSGPRTGGKPSGKPSGKPKKDYTSTPGGMGPVKKRKRHLVAKKPKR; encoded by the coding sequence ATGGAAACGACAAATCTGAATTCGACTCCGGCGACCGACGCTCCGACGCTGTCGTTCAAGGACCTGAACCTGCCTCCGGCGCTGCTTCGCGCCATCGAGGAAGTCGGTTACGAGACGCCGTCGCCCATCCAGGCGAAGGCCATTCCGCCGCTCCTGGAGGGCAAGGACCTGTTCGGTCGTGCGCCCACCGGTACCGGGAAGACGGCGGCGTTCGCGTTGCCGCTCCTGTCGCGGATTGACCTGAAGTCGCAGACCATCCAGCTCATGGTCCTCACGCCCACGCGTGAGTTGGCTATCCAGGTGGCCGAGGCGCTGCAGCGGTATGCCAGCGGGCTCGGCGGTCTGCACGTGCTCCCCGTGTACGGTGGGCAGGCGTATGGCGGCCAGATCCGTCAGCTGAAGCGCGGCGTACAGGCCATTGTCGGTACGCCCGGCCGCATCATGGACCACATGAACAAGGGCACGCTGAAGCTCGATAATCTGAAGGCCCTCGTGCTGGATGAGGCCGACGAAATGCTGCGCATGGGATTCATTGACGACGTCGAGTGGATCCTGGATCAGACGCCTGCCGAGCGGCAGATTGCCCTGTTTTCGGCCACCATGCCGCGGGAAATCGTACGGATTGCCAAGAAGCACCTGCGCGACCCCGTCGAAATCGCCATCCAGACGAAGACGGCAACCGCCTCCACCATTCGCCAGCGGTTCTGGCCGGTCAGCGGCGTGCACAAGCTCGATGCGCTGACGCGCATCCTGGAAGTGGAGCCGTTTGATGCCATGCTGATTTTCGTGCGCACCAAGATTGCGACGACCCAGTTGGCGGAGAAGTTGGAGGCCCGCGGACACGCGGCTTCGGCGCTCAATGGAGACATGCCGCAGGCCCAGCGGGAGCAGATGATTGAGCGCCTGAAGAAGGGCTCCATCGATATCCTGGTGGCTACCGATGTGGCCGCCCGCGGCCTGGACGTGGAGCGCATTTCCCACGTGGTGAACTATGACATCCCGACCGGCACGGAATCCTACATCCATCGGATTGGCCGGACGGGCCGCGCCGGTCGCGAAGGGGAAGCCATCCTGTTCGTCGCACCGCGGGAGCGTCGTCTGCTGAGCGCCATTGAGAAGGCGACCCGGCAGCCCATTGAGCAGCTCAAGCTGCCCACGGCGGAAATGGTGACCGACAAGCGGATTGGGGATTTCAAGCAGGCCATTACCGATACCCTCGGTGCCGGCGACCTGGCGTTCATGCGCAATCTGCTGGAAAACTACCAGGAAGAGCATAACATTCCCGTCATCGAGATTGCGGCCGCCCTGGCCCAGATGGCCATGGGAGACAAGGACCTGGTCATGAAGAAGGAGCCCCGGCGCGCCGAGGAGCACCCGCTGGATGATCGTCGAGGGAACGACCGCCCGCGCGAAGATCGTGGCCGAGGCAACTCCGAGCCCATGACCACCTACCGGATTGAGGTCGGGTACATCCACGACGTCAAGCCCGGAAACATCGTGGGCGCCATCGCCAACGAAACCGGTCTCGACTCGAAGTTCATCGGCCAGATTGACATCCAGACGGACCATACGTTCGTGGACATGCCGGGAGGCATGCCCAAGGAAGTCATGCAGAAGCTGGGCAACGTGTGGGTGTGCGGCCAGAAGTTGGCCATCAGCACCGCTGGACCGGCGCGTCCGTTCGCGCGTCCGTCCGGAAAGCCAAGCAGCAAGTCCGGCCCGAGAACCGGCGGCAAGCCCTCAGGGAAGCCGTCCGGCAAGCCGAAGAAGGACTATACCTCCACGCCCGGTGGCATGGGCCCGGTCAAGAAACGGAAGCGTCACCTGGTCGCCAAAAAACCTAAACGCTGA
- a CDS encoding outer membrane protein transport protein produces the protein MKFFCTILVSLFMVISVAAQSGHVMNGVGPIDQGMAGSGMAAPQDALTALHWNPASILALPGRSFDVGLQLMMPTGSLSSTVQQGAFGPMGPAVTLTGTSDSDAGPFPVPSIGYIHNSPDKPYAWGISVFGVGGFGVDYELSATNPLLTPQMPDGGMGFGAMSSTFMLMQVSPTFAYQFNDAISIGIAPTINFASLELSVFPGTAPTVMGSMPDGTPLMKYPDAPADWATGFGFQAGIQADLTETVHLGLSYKSKQSFSDFEYDPELAGAADFAFRLDYPMILSAGLAYTGLSGLNVAADVRYIDFENTEGFDETGFDATGAVKGFGWSSIVVASIGAQYDLTDDLTVRAGYGWNDSPIDGAVAFYNSPAPALITNRVAGGVSYAISEKVLLSVAGQYGMKADVTGEWKNPMFPGGSNPFTSVTHELSTLTFIMGVHVSL, from the coding sequence ATGAAGTTTTTCTGCACAATTCTCGTTTCGCTGTTCATGGTGATTTCGGTCGCGGCCCAGAGCGGGCACGTGATGAACGGCGTGGGTCCCATTGATCAAGGCATGGCCGGATCCGGAATGGCGGCGCCCCAGGATGCGCTCACCGCCCTGCATTGGAACCCGGCTTCCATCCTGGCCCTGCCCGGCAGATCGTTCGATGTGGGTCTCCAACTGATGATGCCGACCGGATCGCTGTCCTCCACGGTACAGCAGGGCGCCTTCGGGCCGATGGGCCCGGCCGTCACGCTGACGGGTACGTCGGATTCGGACGCCGGCCCGTTCCCCGTTCCGTCCATTGGATATATCCACAATTCCCCTGACAAGCCGTATGCGTGGGGTATAAGCGTGTTCGGAGTGGGTGGATTCGGAGTGGACTACGAACTCTCGGCAACCAATCCGCTGCTCACCCCGCAGATGCCGGATGGAGGCATGGGCTTCGGCGCCATGTCGTCGACCTTCATGCTCATGCAGGTTTCGCCCACCTTTGCCTATCAATTCAACGATGCGATCTCCATCGGTATAGCGCCGACCATCAACTTCGCATCGCTCGAATTGTCGGTGTTTCCGGGCACGGCGCCCACGGTCATGGGCAGCATGCCGGACGGAACGCCCCTCATGAAGTACCCTGACGCACCGGCGGATTGGGCGACCGGGTTCGGCTTCCAGGCCGGCATCCAAGCTGACCTGACCGAGACCGTACATCTCGGGCTGTCCTACAAGAGCAAGCAGTCCTTCAGCGACTTTGAGTACGATCCGGAATTGGCCGGAGCCGCAGACTTCGCTTTTCGGCTGGATTATCCCATGATCCTGTCGGCCGGTCTGGCCTACACCGGGCTTAGCGGGCTGAACGTGGCCGCCGACGTGCGATACATCGACTTCGAGAACACGGAAGGATTCGACGAAACCGGATTCGATGCCACCGGAGCCGTGAAGGGATTCGGGTGGTCGTCCATTGTCGTCGCATCGATTGGTGCCCAGTATGACCTGACGGACGACCTCACGGTGCGGGCCGGTTACGGATGGAACGACAGCCCCATCGATGGCGCCGTGGCGTTCTACAATTCGCCAGCCCCTGCGCTTATCACGAACCGTGTAGCGGGCGGCGTATCGTACGCCATTTCGGAAAAGGTGCTGCTTTCGGTGGCCGGACAGTACGGCATGAAGGCAGATGTCACGGGCGAGTGGAAGAACCCGATGTTTCCCGGCGGAAGCAACCCGTTCACCTCCGTCACGCACGAGCTCTCCACACTTACGTTCATAATGGGAGTACATGTGAGCCTGTAG
- a CDS encoding dicarboxylate/amino acid:cation symporter → MSERASAPSRGLALHWKILIGLVAGAVAGSAVNIWVGAEGAAFVTTYVRPVGTLFIRLITMIAAPLVLTSLVVGAASMDDPRKLGRIGGKSLGIYMVTTAMAISIGLITANLIQPGAGVPADVSARLLEGYQDQASTRIERAEEVSWIDQIVQIVPTNPFAALADGNMLQIVFFALMVGICLTLISRAKAEPVLRVFDGFTDVLIRIVDLVMLTAPYGVFALIAAVTAEFGFGILGTLGWYAAAVVLGLSLHLVLVYGGMLTWVSRGRMSFGQFMKVMGNVQLLGFSSSSSAATLPLNMETVRDRLGVSDRVTSFVLPLGATINMDGTALYQGVAAVFIAQVYGIALTFGDQIAIVLTATLASIGTAAVPGAGIVMLVIVLRTIGVPVEGIALIVGIDRILDMCRTVVNVTGDAVVAVVVAATEGEWNP, encoded by the coding sequence ATGTCCGAACGCGCGTCTGCCCCATCCCGGGGTCTGGCCCTGCACTGGAAAATCCTGATCGGTTTGGTGGCGGGCGCAGTCGCAGGCAGCGCCGTGAACATCTGGGTGGGCGCCGAGGGAGCGGCATTCGTCACGACGTATGTCCGGCCGGTCGGCACGCTGTTCATCCGGCTCATCACCATGATCGCTGCTCCGCTGGTCCTGACCAGCCTGGTCGTGGGGGCTGCTTCCATGGACGATCCGCGCAAACTGGGCCGTATCGGTGGCAAGTCCCTGGGCATCTACATGGTCACCACGGCCATGGCCATCTCCATCGGTCTGATCACGGCCAACCTCATCCAACCGGGTGCCGGCGTGCCGGCAGACGTGAGTGCCCGGCTCCTGGAAGGATACCAGGACCAGGCGTCCACCCGTATTGAGCGGGCCGAAGAGGTATCCTGGATCGACCAGATCGTGCAGATCGTGCCCACAAATCCATTTGCCGCGCTGGCTGACGGCAACATGCTGCAGATCGTGTTCTTCGCGCTCATGGTGGGCATCTGTCTGACGCTCATCTCCCGCGCGAAGGCCGAGCCGGTCCTGCGCGTGTTCGACGGGTTCACGGACGTACTCATCCGGATTGTCGACCTCGTCATGCTGACGGCGCCCTACGGCGTATTCGCGCTTATTGCCGCGGTCACGGCCGAATTCGGATTCGGTATCCTGGGAACGCTGGGGTGGTATGCGGCGGCCGTGGTCCTGGGCCTGAGCCTGCACCTGGTACTCGTGTACGGCGGGATGCTGACATGGGTATCCCGCGGTCGGATGTCGTTCGGGCAATTCATGAAGGTCATGGGGAACGTCCAACTCCTGGGATTCAGCTCGTCGAGCAGTGCAGCCACGCTCCCGCTGAACATGGAAACGGTTCGCGACAGACTCGGCGTCAGTGACCGGGTGACGTCGTTCGTATTGCCGCTCGGTGCCACCATCAACATGGACGGGACGGCGCTCTACCAGGGCGTGGCCGCGGTGTTCATTGCTCAGGTGTACGGCATTGCGCTCACATTCGGGGATCAGATTGCCATCGTGCTGACGGCGACGCTGGCCTCCATTGGAACGGCGGCCGTACCAGGCGCCGGCATTGTCATGCTCGTGATTGTGCTCCGTACGATCGGCGTGCCGGTGGAAGGGATCGCGCTCATCGTGGGCATTGACCGGATCCTCGACATGTGCCGGACCGTGGTGAACGTGACAGGCGATGCCGTGGTCGCGGTCGTCGTGGCCGCCACCGAGGGCGAGTGGAATCCATAA
- a CDS encoding YciI family protein, whose product MTDHHRPDPLDALMDIQPDASRMNEIRNELMTQTDTDARPNRERSRWMMAATVVLAVAVGFLGGRMTAPIGDAGPAAVRPAGEKFLITLHEDASFQAPPMQEAVAEYNAWGGALAERGQFVTAEKLVDEPPAVLPAVDAASGPVMTGFYIIRAGSRAEAVSIAETMPHLKYGGTVQVHPVEDISKYIDP is encoded by the coding sequence ATGACAGATCACCATCGTCCCGATCCCCTTGACGCCCTCATGGACATCCAACCCGACGCATCCCGCATGAACGAAATCCGGAACGAACTGATGACACAGACGGACACGGACGCCCGGCCAAACCGCGAACGCTCACGGTGGATGATGGCCGCCACCGTTGTCCTGGCCGTGGCCGTGGGATTCCTGGGCGGGCGAATGACCGCGCCCATCGGGGATGCGGGACCGGCCGCTGTCCGACCGGCGGGCGAAAAATTCCTGATCACGCTGCACGAGGATGCGTCCTTCCAGGCCCCACCCATGCAGGAGGCCGTTGCCGAATACAACGCCTGGGGTGGAGCACTCGCCGAGCGCGGTCAGTTCGTAACGGCCGAGAAACTGGTCGATGAGCCGCCGGCTGTGCTTCCGGCCGTGGACGCGGCTTCCGGGCCTGTCATGACCGGGTTCTACATCATCCGCGCGGGGTCGCGGGCCGAGGCCGTATCGATTGCCGAGACCATGCCGCATCTCAAATACGGCGGGACCGTGCAGGTGCACCCCGTGGAAGACATCTCGAAGTACATCGATCCGTGA